Proteins encoded in a region of the Manis javanica isolate MJ-LG chromosome 15, MJ_LKY, whole genome shotgun sequence genome:
- the DERL3 gene encoding derlin-3 isoform X2, whose translation MAWQGLATEFLQVPAVTRAYTAACVVTTAAVQLELLSPFQLYFNPHLVFRKFQVWRLVTNFLFFGPLGFSFFFNMLFVFRYCRMLEEGSFRGRTADFVFMFVFGGVLMILLGLLGSLFFLGQALTAMLVYVWSRRSPQVRVNFFGLLTFQAPFLPWALMGFSLLLGNSILVDLLDLYPMASAQHGPLLQEAATGCPRGGPQLPAPPRGTTKTSAAVTPPGLGPHPSLPACS comes from the exons ATGGCGTGGCAGGGTCTGGCGACCGAGTTCCTGCAGGTGCCAGCGGTGACGCGGGCCTACACCGCGGCCTGCGTCGTCACCACCGCTGCGGTG CagctggagcttctcagcccctttCAGCTCTACTTCAACCCGCATCTCGTGTTCCGGAAGTTCCAG GTCTGGAGGCTCGTCACCAACTTCCTCTTCTTTGGACCCCTGGGATTCAGCTTCTTCTTCAACATGCTCTTCGT GTTCCGCTACTGCCGCATGCTGGAGGAGGGCTCTTTCCGTGGCCGCACCGCCGACTTCGTCTTCATGTTTGTCTTCGGGGGTGTCCTTATGATC CTGCTGGGGCTCCTGGGCAGCCTGTTCTTCCTGGGCCAGGCCCTAACAGCCATGCTGGTGTATGTGTGGAGCCGCCGCAGCCCTCAGGTGAGGGTCAACTTCTTCGGCCTCCTCACCTTCCAGGCGCCATTCCTGCCCTGGGCGCTCATGGGCTTCTCACTGCTGCTGGGCAACTCGATCCTCGTGGACCTGCTGG ATCTTTACCCCATGGCCTCAGCTCAGCATGGGCCCCTCCTACAGGAAGCTGCTACTGGATGCCCCAGAGGAGGACCCCAATTACCTGCCCCTCCCAGAGGAACAACCAAGACCTCTGCAGCAGTGACCCCACCAGGGCTAGGGCCCCACCCCTCACTGCCAGCTTGTAGCTGA
- the DERL3 gene encoding derlin-3 isoform X1, whose protein sequence is MAWQGLATEFLQVPAVTRAYTAACVVTTAAVQLELLSPFQLYFNPHLVFRKFQVWRLVTNFLFFGPLGFSFFFNMLFVFRYCRMLEEGSFRGRTADFVFMFVFGGVLMILLGLLGSLFFLGQALTAMLVYVWSRRSPQVRVNFFGLLTFQAPFLPWALMGFSLLLGNSILVDLLGIAVGHIYYFLEDVFPNQPGGKRLLLTPGFLKLLLDAPEEDPNYLPLPEEQPRPLQQ, encoded by the exons ATGGCGTGGCAGGGTCTGGCGACCGAGTTCCTGCAGGTGCCAGCGGTGACGCGGGCCTACACCGCGGCCTGCGTCGTCACCACCGCTGCGGTG CagctggagcttctcagcccctttCAGCTCTACTTCAACCCGCATCTCGTGTTCCGGAAGTTCCAG GTCTGGAGGCTCGTCACCAACTTCCTCTTCTTTGGACCCCTGGGATTCAGCTTCTTCTTCAACATGCTCTTCGT GTTCCGCTACTGCCGCATGCTGGAGGAGGGCTCTTTCCGTGGCCGCACCGCCGACTTCGTCTTCATGTTTGTCTTCGGGGGTGTCCTTATGATC CTGCTGGGGCTCCTGGGCAGCCTGTTCTTCCTGGGCCAGGCCCTAACAGCCATGCTGGTGTATGTGTGGAGCCGCCGCAGCCCTCAGGTGAGGGTCAACTTCTTCGGCCTCCTCACCTTCCAGGCGCCATTCCTGCCCTGGGCGCTCATGGGCTTCTCACTGCTGCTGGGCAACTCGATCCTCGTGGACCTGCTGG GGATTGCTGTGGGCCACATCTACTACTTCCTGGAGGATGTCTTCCCCAACCAGCCTGGAGGCAAGAGGCTGCTTCTGACCCCTGGCTTCCT GAAGCTGCTACTGGATGCCCCAGAGGAGGACCCCAATTACCTGCCCCTCCCAGAGGAACAACCAAGACCTCTGCAGCAGTGA
- the DERL3 gene encoding derlin-3 isoform X3 gives MAWQGLATEFLQVPAVTRAYTAACVVTTAAVLELLSPFQLYFNPHLVFRKFQVWRLVTNFLFFGPLGFSFFFNMLFVFRYCRMLEEGSFRGRTADFVFMFVFGGVLMILLGLLGSLFFLGQALTAMLVYVWSRRSPQVRVNFFGLLTFQAPFLPWALMGFSLLLGNSILVDLLGIAVGHIYYFLEDVFPNQPGGKRLLLTPGFLKLLLDAPEEDPNYLPLPEEQPRPLQQ, from the exons ATGGCGTGGCAGGGTCTGGCGACCGAGTTCCTGCAGGTGCCAGCGGTGACGCGGGCCTACACCGCGGCCTGCGTCGTCACCACCGCTGCGGTG ctggagcttctcagcccctttCAGCTCTACTTCAACCCGCATCTCGTGTTCCGGAAGTTCCAG GTCTGGAGGCTCGTCACCAACTTCCTCTTCTTTGGACCCCTGGGATTCAGCTTCTTCTTCAACATGCTCTTCGT GTTCCGCTACTGCCGCATGCTGGAGGAGGGCTCTTTCCGTGGCCGCACCGCCGACTTCGTCTTCATGTTTGTCTTCGGGGGTGTCCTTATGATC CTGCTGGGGCTCCTGGGCAGCCTGTTCTTCCTGGGCCAGGCCCTAACAGCCATGCTGGTGTATGTGTGGAGCCGCCGCAGCCCTCAGGTGAGGGTCAACTTCTTCGGCCTCCTCACCTTCCAGGCGCCATTCCTGCCCTGGGCGCTCATGGGCTTCTCACTGCTGCTGGGCAACTCGATCCTCGTGGACCTGCTGG GGATTGCTGTGGGCCACATCTACTACTTCCTGGAGGATGTCTTCCCCAACCAGCCTGGAGGCAAGAGGCTGCTTCTGACCCCTGGCTTCCT GAAGCTGCTACTGGATGCCCCAGAGGAGGACCCCAATTACCTGCCCCTCCCAGAGGAACAACCAAGACCTCTGCAGCAGTGA